The nucleotide sequence CACCTACAGTGTAAATTGCAGGAACAGGATATGTTTGCCTGTCTACACCATCTGATACTTCAGGATTGAAACCATTGTAGCTAAAAAAGGAAAACGGCTTCTCTGCAGTAAAGTAGATTCTAGTTTCCGGAAGTCCATCTGCTACAATATTATAAGCCAATCGAATGTTTTGAATTCGGAAGAAATCTCCATCCTCTACCCAGAAATCACTTAATCTCTGGTTCCAGGCTTTACGTAAACCTGCAGAAGAAGGATAAGTATTACTGGTTCCTTCCCCGTGCCATCTATTAATTGCAAGATCGGCATCCATATTGGTATCTTGCGTAAAGATAATTTCACCTCTTTTTCTATTTAAGATCTTATTACCGGTTTGACCGTAAAAATCTACAGAGAAATCAAAGGCTTTATAAGTAACTCCTATATTACCTCCAAAAGTGTACTTTGGAAGGAATGATCCAAGAATCACCCTGTCAGAATCATCTATTACTCCATCGCCATTTTGATCACGATAAATTAAATCTCCAGGTACAAGGTTGTTTTCTACGGCAACAGGATCTGCTGCAATTTCTTGTTCATTTTGATAAACTCCTACTCTTTCATAGCCATAGAAACCTAATAATGGCCCACCTTCAATAGTACGTTGTCTAAATTCAGCTGAACCGGAATCTATATAACCCCTGTCATCCTCAATTTCAAGCGCCTCATTTTTAAGTGTAGTAAAGTTTGCACCTATTCTAAAGCTAAAATCTTCTGTAACTTGTTGGTTCCAATTAGCTACAAGTTCTAAACCTTCGTTTCTAATAACTCCAGAATTCCTATCTACACTTCTATTTACAATTGGGATATAAACCGGAAGAATTGCATCTTGCGTATCTCTTATATAGTAGTCGGCATCAATAGATAGTCTTCTCTTAAATGCCTCAAGATTTAGACCAAAGTTATACTCCTCAATAACTTCCCAGGTATTATTTGAAAACACACTAGTTGAAGTAGTACCGGTACGAGGTTGATCTCCAATTGGAGCCGTAACAACTTCAATAGTATTAGAACCGGCACTTGGCGCAACATTATCGTTACCTAATTTACCCCAACTGGCTCTAAGTTTAAAGAAATCTAACACATCATTCTCTGCAAGAAATTCTTCTTCAGAGACTACCCAACCTAAACCAACAGATGGGAAGTATCCCCAGGGATCTAAGGTGAATTTTGAAGAACCATCGGCTCTAAAAGTACCATATAATAAATACTTGTCTTTAAAGCTATAAGAAACCCTTCCAAAATAAGATAACCCATAAAACCTTCTACCAATCTCTTCTACATTGTTAGCAAATGAATCCGGATCGGCAAAATCAAGATACCAGCTGGTTTCAAGACCAATTCCCGTAATATCGAAACCTGTAGCTTCAAATCGGTTACTAGCTTCATCCCTAAAAGAGGCACCAGCCATCACTGTAAGATCGTGGTCTCCAAATGTATCATCATAGGTAAGTACATTATCCCAGTATTGATTGGAAAAGTTATTATTTTCCCTTTTAATACTAGACCGTCTTTCAAAATTATTACCAAGTGTGTATGGTAAATTTACTTCACGTAGTTCTAAACTAGAATAATCGTGACTATATGTAGTCTTGATATCTAATTTATCCTCGATTAATTCATATTGCAAGAATGCAGAGGTTAACTGCTTTCTAATTTTTTGCCTATTCTCATTATAGGTAAGGTCCTGAAAAGGGTTTTGCGTACCTCTATATCCTAATAGTTGAGCATTAGAATAACGTATGGGTCCGGCTTCAGTATTCATTTCATCAATAACCGGCATTGTTGGTACCGCGAAATAAGCTCTAAACCACGCGCCATTCTCTGGAGCATACTTGGTAGCATTACTAAAAATAGAATTCACTCCCATTTTTAAACGATCGGTTAGGTCTATCTCTACTTTAGATCGAATATTAAAACGTTCGTAATTATTTTTCATATCCAGGATTCCTTCCTGTCCTGTATAATTGGCTCCAACTGCATAAACAATGCTTTCACCACCTCCAGAGGCAGAGATACTATGGTTTTGAATCAAGCCCTGTCTAAGTATCTCTTTATACCAATCGGTATTCACTGCGGGTACATTGGGATTAATTCGACTACGCCCATATCGCTGTATCGCATTTTCGATAAATTGAGTTTCGGGAGCTGAACCAGATTCTCTTGCCATAGTAGCAAACTGCTCCGTATTTGCCAACTTTACTACATTTTGGGCACGTTGAAAACCAGTATACCCATCGTATTCAAATTGAGGCTTCTGATTTTTTCTACCAGATTTTGTTTCAATAATCACAACGCCATTGGCTGCTCTAACACCATAAATAGCGGAAGATGAAGCATCCTTTAGCACGTTTACAGATTTAATATCCTTAGTATTAAGGAAATCAATATTATCATATAAAGTACCATCTACCACGTATAACACATTCGTAGCTTCCCCAAAGGTTCCAAGACCTCTAATCCTTACTGTTGGAGAATCCCCCGGAGCACCAGAGTTCACAATCTGTACCCCAGAAACCTTACCTTGTAAAGATTGCATTACGTTAGCCGTAGGAGTTTTTTCGATCTCCTCAGCATTTAAACTAGCAATAGAACCTGTTAAGTCCCTTTTTTCCTGAGTACCATAACCAATTACCACCACTTCATCAAGTTGATCTGCATCTTCCTTTAAGGTAATAGTGTAATCGTTATTCTGACTTACGGTAAATTCCTGTGGAAGAAAACCGAGGAAAGTTACTCTTACGACATCGCCTTCTTCAACATTTTCAAGAGTAAAATTTCCGTCAAAGTCGGTTACGTCAAAAATTTCTTTGTCAGTTACCTTTACTTCGGCTCCCGGTAAAGGCATTTCATTTTGGTCCGTTATTACACCTGAAATTGTTTTGGCTTCCTGAGCGAATCCAAAACCAGATAAAAGGACCATACAAAGGGAAAATAATTTTAATTTCATACGGTTGAATTTTTACTGAATTTTAACAGAAAGATACAACTAAGGCTTGTTCTTCCGCAAACGATATAGTACACTACTGCTACATCAAATATATTAAGTCTTTAAATATCTAAATAACAGCTATTTAAACTATTTTTGAAGTAAAATTTTAACAGTGATTTAAATCGATGATGTAGTAATGATGTATTGCTATTTTGTTAAAATTAGAAGTTTAAATTAACAACCTAGTAATTTTTGATGAGAAAATTTGTCAAATTCTCCTTCTTATTCAGAGCCATTTTTTTTCGTAATCTGTACCGGTGAACTTCCACTCCCCTAACTGAAATACCCATTAAAGGAGCAATCTCTTTTGAAGTAAGATTCATTTTTAAATAAGAGCAAAGTTTTAAATCTTTGTTAGTGAGTTTAGGATAGTTTTTCAAGATATCCTTAAAAAAGTCTTCGTGTAATTCATTAAAGTTAGTTTCAAAAACTTTCCATTCATCTTTATTTTTAATCGCCCTGTTAATCTTATTGAGAATGTGCTTCATCTTAAATTCATTAGAGAAACTATTCTTATCCTTATTTAATTCACTTTGAATCTCCATAAGCATTTCATTCTTCTTGGCGGCAACCATTGTGGTATTGGCAAGCTCCTTACGTTTAAGGTTTATTTGGCTCACAAGGCGCTCTTTTTCTAAATTATTAATGCGCTCCTGGTGTTCCTTTTCAAACTTTTCTTCAAGCAATAATTGATGCTTTTTAAGCTTTAACTGATTAAACCAATAAACCAGGCCTATAAGTGCAAGAAAGATTAAAATATAAACCAGTTTCATTAAATTAGAAAGGTACCAGGGTGGCTTTATACTAAAGCCAAAACTGCTCTTCTTAGCAATATTAGCCTGTGGGCCGATCGCTAAGAGTTCTAACTCATAATTACCATGATCGAGATTTTGCAGGTTTATCACCCCATTATTTACCTCGCCACTTAGAGTATCTTCACCTCTTAACCTATATTTTAAACCCATAGCCCCAGAAGTAGGGAAGGAAGTATAAATATTTAGATCTCTTGAACTTTTATAAGGCACCACAGGTTTATTTTCCAGACTAAACCGGCCATCTAAATCAAAGAAACCTTTCACCTGTGGTTTGCTTACGTGAATATTTTCTAGATCATTGATATATTTATTCAGGTCAATACGCGCAAAACCATCATTTAAAGCTACGTAGTATAATGAGTCTCCATTTTTAAGAATTCTCTCGTAATTTTTTACAAGTCTATTTCCTAAACTTCCGGGAGCAACTACTATGGTCTTGTTAAAATCGGTGAATTTTAAAGAATTATTTTCGGTATTACTAAACCAATAAGAATTCACATCCTTAAGCAACAGTTTATGCTTTCGGAAAGGTTTCATCTCTTCAAAGATCTCTAAAGAATCTTTGAAGGAATTATATTTAAACCAGTGATCTCCATTAAATATGGCCAACTGATTATTGATCTCAAAAATATTCGTATTGATGCTATTCCCGCCATCTGGGATAGCGATTTTCTCCACAAAGCTGGTTTTTGTAAAATTATCGGTAAATCCAGATCTATAAAGTCCTTCGTAAGGATGGGCGGCCCATAGTGTATTCTCATCCTCAAAAACCACGTTCTTCACCGGAAAATTTAAACTATCTATTTCATAGATACTGTCACTAGAATGACTGAATTTTCTAATCCCGGTGTAACTGCTTATCAAATACTCCTTATTAGCATACGGAAGCTCACTAATTTTGAAACTACCGGTGGCTGTTTCTACCGGTATCAAACTATTTCCATCTACATAATAGGTGCCGGTATTGTGATTTACAAATAAGGTATCATTTAAAATCTCCAGATTCCAGGTATGACCCTCAGCTCCATCTATAATTTGCAGCTCATCATCTACAAAATTGTAAACTCCGGTATTACTTGCAAGGAACATTTTATTGTTGTGAAATGCTAGATCGTAAACTGCCCCTAACTCCCCGGTATCATCGGTATAAAATTTAACCGGCGAATCAATTTCAATTCGATCAATTCCATTGTCAAGACTTAACCAAATATTCCCATATTTCTCTACAAATCCTAAAACGGTATTATTCTGCA is from Salegentibacter mishustinae and encodes:
- a CDS encoding SusC/RagA family TonB-linked outer membrane protein, whose amino-acid sequence is MKLKLFSLCMVLLSGFGFAQEAKTISGVITDQNEMPLPGAEVKVTDKEIFDVTDFDGNFTLENVEEGDVVRVTFLGFLPQEFTVSQNNDYTITLKEDADQLDEVVVIGYGTQEKRDLTGSIASLNAEEIEKTPTANVMQSLQGKVSGVQIVNSGAPGDSPTVRIRGLGTFGEATNVLYVVDGTLYDNIDFLNTKDIKSVNVLKDASSSAIYGVRAANGVVIIETKSGRKNQKPQFEYDGYTGFQRAQNVVKLANTEQFATMARESGSAPETQFIENAIQRYGRSRINPNVPAVNTDWYKEILRQGLIQNHSISASGGGESIVYAVGANYTGQEGILDMKNNYERFNIRSKVEIDLTDRLKMGVNSIFSNATKYAPENGAWFRAYFAVPTMPVIDEMNTEAGPIRYSNAQLLGYRGTQNPFQDLTYNENRQKIRKQLTSAFLQYELIEDKLDIKTTYSHDYSSLELREVNLPYTLGNNFERRSSIKRENNNFSNQYWDNVLTYDDTFGDHDLTVMAGASFRDEASNRFEATGFDITGIGLETSWYLDFADPDSFANNVEEIGRRFYGLSYFGRVSYSFKDKYLLYGTFRADGSSKFTLDPWGYFPSVGLGWVVSEEEFLAENDVLDFFKLRASWGKLGNDNVAPSAGSNTIEVVTAPIGDQPRTGTTSTSVFSNNTWEVIEEYNFGLNLEAFKRRLSIDADYYIRDTQDAILPVYIPIVNRSVDRNSGVIRNEGLELVANWNQQVTEDFSFRIGANFTTLKNEALEIEDDRGYIDSGSAEFRQRTIEGGPLLGFYGYERVGVYQNEQEIAADPVAVENNLVPGDLIYRDQNGDGVIDDSDRVILGSFLPKYTFGGNIGVTYKAFDFSVDFYGQTGNKILNRKRGEIIFTQDTNMDADLAINRWHGEGTSNTYPSSAGLRKAWNQRLSDFWVEDGDFFRIQNIRLAYNIVADGLPETRIYFTAEKPFSFFSYNGFNPEVSDGVDRQTYPVPAIYTVGVNLKF
- a CDS encoding helix-turn-helix and ligand-binding sensor domain-containing protein → MKLFTPKIIALFVFVFQYTNLFSQQLTPPIHNYSSTSYNAASQNWDIDVNEEGVIYVANNQGLLSYDGQSWELLPLPNGSIIRSVFVYEDKIFTGSYKEFGYWKKDETGKMYYTSLIPKLGKYAMQSEEFWEILEFKGDIYFRSFGAIYKYDHNTIEPVQNVVSNKMIVYKDRLLLALRKKGLYFLDVNNELEKLPNQELLEEEMIIDMAIQGRDLIIGTREKLYKYNDETFSLYEDSNLLQELKRSELNHIMSFGDDRVLLGTVKNGVINYDSREKTYTVLNRNNGLQNNTVLGFVEKYGNIWLSLDNGIDRIEIDSPVKFYTDDTGELGAVYDLAFHNNKMFLASNTGVYNFVDDELQIIDGAEGHTWNLEILNDTLFVNHNTGTYYVDGNSLIPVETATGSFKISELPYANKEYLISSYTGIRKFSHSSDSIYEIDSLNFPVKNVVFEDENTLWAAHPYEGLYRSGFTDNFTKTSFVEKIAIPDGGNSINTNIFEINNQLAIFNGDHWFKYNSFKDSLEIFEEMKPFRKHKLLLKDVNSYWFSNTENNSLKFTDFNKTIVVAPGSLGNRLVKNYERILKNGDSLYYVALNDGFARIDLNKYINDLENIHVSKPQVKGFFDLDGRFSLENKPVVPYKSSRDLNIYTSFPTSGAMGLKYRLRGEDTLSGEVNNGVINLQNLDHGNYELELLAIGPQANIAKKSSFGFSIKPPWYLSNLMKLVYILIFLALIGLVYWFNQLKLKKHQLLLEEKFEKEHQERINNLEKERLVSQINLKRKELANTTMVAAKKNEMLMEIQSELNKDKNSFSNEFKMKHILNKINRAIKNKDEWKVFETNFNELHEDFFKDILKNYPKLTNKDLKLCSYLKMNLTSKEIAPLMGISVRGVEVHRYRLRKKMALNKKENLTNFLIKNY